The nucleotide window AAATAAAAATAGAACAGTTGGCACCTGAACAACTGGCTCCAAGACTTTCAGAAGTTACAGCAGCTATTATAAACAGTAACTTTGCTTTAGATGCTAAACTTTCCTTTAAAGACGATACTATATTTATAGAAGATAAAGACTCTCCTTACGTAAATATCGTGACTGTATTAAAAGGAAGAGAAAATGAAGAAAAAATACAAAAACTTGTAAAAGCATTACAAAGTGAAAAAGTTAAAAAATATTTGGAAGAAAAATATTCAGGAAGTGTAATTCCTTCATTCTAAATTTGAAACTTAACAATTAATATTTTTAATGTTTTAATAAAAATCAATCTAAAATTTTATATGTCAAAAGAAAATCTTTGTTATGAGAATTTTTATATCAATAAATAAAGATGTTTCTGTGCTTTAAAATTGAAAGATTGATTTTTTTGATTGGTCAAGAGAATTGTTGGAAAATAAAAGTTAAAAAACACATTTTATTGTTGAAAATATTAAAAACATATGATAAAATATTTACATAATATACAAACAAATGTGCAAACGAATAAATATATATTGAAAGGTTAAGATGATTAAGGAGAGAGAAACTATATGATGAGAAAAGTAATACTATTGGTTGGATTTGTTTTGTTCTGCAATTTAAACTTATTCTCAATGGAGAAACTTCAGGTTCCGGTAGAGTTTTCTGAAAATATTACAGTATCGGGATTTGATTCGGATATTTTTGAATATGATTTTAATAAAGATGGAATAAAAGAGAAAGTTCTTGTAAATTCTAAAAAAGGCGAGTTCAGTGTTAAAGCTGTTATTTCTGTTTATATTATGGAAGACGGTAAGTACAGATTTGCTTATCAAATTCCTTTAAAAGAAGATATTAATATTTTTTCTGTAAAAAGAGCTGAAGATATGCTGAAAAAAGTTAAAGAACATTACGAAGATTATTCTAAAGACTTGGAAAAAGGTGAAGTCAGATATGTGAGATTACTTGATGACAATACTAATGAGCAGATTGTTTTTGATATGAAATTTGACAAACATTCTCCTAAAGACTTGGATAATTTTATATTTGTTAAAAAAACAACTGTATTTAATCAAAGCCCTCAACATCATTCGGGAGTTGCATATACAGCTCATTATAAAGACAAACCGAGAATATTGCTGGAATTTTTGTCCGAAAAAGATAATAAACACACTGCGTGGTATTTTACAGAAATGCAGGAAGGTAAAGATAAGAGTAAAGTCAAAGGATATGTTTCCGGAGTATCGGGAACTATTCAAAGAAGGGGATTTTATTGGGATGAAATGCATTCAAAAATAGAAAAAGTAAACTATTTTATAAATAATGCGATGAAAGATAAAAGTGATTTATACATAATTACCCAATACAGACCTCTTGCCAATGATATTTACAGCGAAAAAGACAAGTTCGGAAACAGAAGAAATCAAAGTATAACAGGATATATAAATCCTGATAAAAAAGGTGAGATAATAAATATACCGGATCAGACTATTTTTAAAATAATCGGGAAAGAAAACGATATGTTGAAAATAGAAACTCCTTTATACGGCGGTCCTTACTATATAGCTGATAATCCTGAAATAATGAAAAAATGGAACTTGGAAACACAGGTAAATAAATTTATTGCTATTGACCCTAATAATCAGACTGAAGCCGTACTTCAAAGAATTAAAGATACAAATAATTTCTCGATAATTTCCTATTCTTTTGTAACGACAGGAAAAGATGACGGTTATTCTTCGTATGAAACACCTCACGGAGCTTTTTTAATAGCATTTACAAGACCTTATATGCTGTTTACGGGAAGACAGAGAGAAGGAGATACGAGAAAAAGTGCAGGAAAAGAAGGATTGGTTATAGCGGGAGAAGCTCAGTATGCGGTAAGATTCAGCGGAGGGGCTTATATGCACGGAATACCGGTTTCATACGGTGCTTCAGCATCTACAAAAGCTTACACTGCCTCAAAAATAGGAACGTATAAGGAATCCCATAAATGTGTAAGACATTATGACGATCAGATAGAATTTATAGTAAATTGGATAAACGGAAGCAGTACAACAAAAGAAAGAGATAATACAATACCTGATGAACCTGTGATAGCAGTTGTATTATAGCAAATTATAATATTTACGAGGTGAATTATGAAATTAAGAAAATTACAGCTTTTAGGGATGATCATTTTGATGTCATCTTTAATGTATGCAGCTCCTTTAGGAACAGCTCCTGTGAATACGGGAACTTTAAAAAACTGGAAAACTGTAGAAATGACACCGGATCTTGATAAAGACGGAAAGAAAGACAAACTGGTAATTGAGTATTCGGAACAGAATGATAAAATTTATACAAAATTTACTCCTTATGTCAATGATGACAGTAATAAAGCTGTAAAAGGGCAGACTGTTGAAAAAATATTTGAAAGAGGGAATTTTCAGAAAGATTTTAATAATTTTTCCAGAGAATTTGTAAAAAATTACCCGAAAAAAATAAAAACGACTTCAAAGCCTGTTAATACAACAGTTACAAATGTGCAACCCAATACTCAGAATAAACAGCCTGTTAAAAATGATAAGCCTCTAATTCCTCCTACTCAAAATGTAGGAAAAGAAGTAGAGGATAAGGCGACAGTTCCTCAGGATTTGAAAGAAACAGGAAAAAATCCTAAGGAAGTAATTCCTGACGAGCAGACAGATAAGGAGATACAAAAAGTCGACGGTAAACCTGTAGACAAAAAAGAAGAATTAATAAAAGGACCTTATCCTTATGTAACTTATTATTTAAAAGAAAGACCTAAAAATTTGACTTTTGATTATAAATATGCAAAAAATTCTCCGAGAGATATGGATGAATTTATTTTTATAAAAACTGCTACAAGTATAAGAAGAGAGCCTAATGCAAATGCAGCATCCATAAAAAAAGCAAGCTACGGGCATAAATATAAAGTAGTCGGAAAAGTTAAGACAAATGCCAAAGGCGGAACAGCAGAATGGTATGAAGTTTATTTTGACGGAAAATTGGGATATGTATTAAACTCTGTCGCTGTTAAAAGAGAATTTGACTGGCAGGACATGATGAAAAAAGTCGAAAAAACTAATAAATTTGTTAATGAAGCAGTTTCAAAAGGTCAAACAATATATGTTCTTGATGATTATGTGCCTTTAGGCGGCGGTAGCGGTTCGTCCAAAGATAAGTTCGGAAACAGGGAAAATCAAAGTGAAAGAGGATATTTAGGTGCAGACTTCAAAGAGTTTATAAATCTGCCTGACAGAACTATGATGACAATTTTGGAAGAAACCGACAAATATTTGAAAGTAAAAGTCGATGCTTATGATAACGGTACTTATTATCTGAAAAAGTCTAAAAAATCACTTTTAAAAGATAGTAAAATAACAGGAGAAATCACAAGATTTATATACGTTGACAGACATAGTCAAAATGAAATGATTATAGAGAAAAATACCAATGCAAATACTTGGAATGTAGTAACTACATCGTTTGTTACAACAGGAAAAGATGCGGGAAATTCTTATGCAACTCCTTACGGAACATTTTTGATAGCTTATTCAAAACCTGTAATGCAGTATACAGGGTCAGATAATAAAACTGTTGTAGGAGATGCCAATAACGCTGTCAGATTCAGTGGCGGTGGATATATGCACAGTATACCTTCGTTATTTGAACCTAAAGAAACAAGAAAATCAAGAAAAGCAGTTACTGCAAGAAAAATAGGAACTTTCCCTGAATCACATAAATGTATAAGACATTATGATGATCAGATTAAATTTATATATGACTGGCTTGGAAATTCTTCGCCGGGAAATAAATTAGGACGCAGAGTTCCTTCAGTTCCTACGGTTATGCTTGTTAAGTAATTAAAAATAGTGTATTATGTAAAAAGATAAAAAATATACTGAAAAATAGAGTTTTAAAAGACTCTATTTTTTTGATAAAAGGGGTTGACTTTTATTTTTGAATGCGATATTATAAGTATGTAGAGAGGAGGTGAATTACTGCATGAATTTAACAGAAGTAATCGCATTGCTCGCAAACATATGCACCATAGCTATTACAGTTGATTATTTTTTGAAGACACGAAAATAATCGATACGGAGGGGCTTTTCCCCCTCTCTACTAATAAATAAAGGGAAGTGATATTATGTTACAATATATAAATACAGTTTTATCAGTAATTAACCTGATTTTATTATTATATATTCTTTATAAAAAAAAGTAACCCCTACTCGCAAAATTTTAGGGGCTTAACTGCATGAACTTCTTAAAAATATTATACACTAATCGGGTTAAGAAGTCAAGAAGGGAATTTATAATATGGAAAATAATGAAAAAAGAGGGGGGATAAGAAAGGGAGCGGGGAGAAAACCTACAGGCAGAGAAAGAGATAAAACGATAAGTTTTAAAGTGACTGAAGATGAAAGAGAGTATATATACAAGGTACTCGATAAAATCGGAGGTAAAAGGACAGAAAGCATACTGAAATTACTTAAAAAATATGAAAAAGAATAAAAGAAGTAAAAATAAGGGAATTAAAAACAAAAAAATTTGACAAATAGAAAAAACCTTATTATAATATGAAAGTTCTAAAAAGAAAAATGAACATAAAAATATTTTGTTCAGAACTTTTAGTCAAATATATGTAAAAAAGAAAGATGTTTGGGAAATACCATCTATAAAAAAAACCTTTATAAGATAACAGAATTTTAAAATGTATCGTTGTCAAAAAGGGCGATACATTTTTTTTAAAAAATAAAAATGGAGGATAAAATGTTAGAATTTTTTAGAAATTTCCAATTCGGAACAAATGAACTTTTATGGCTGGGGTACTTAATATTGAATTTTACGGCTGTTATTTTAGCTTACAGATTTTGGGGAAAGTCGGGATTGCTTGCTATTGTTCCGCTTTCTATTGTTGTTGCCAATATTCAGGTAGGTAAAATGATGACACTGTTCGGTGTTGATACAACTATGGGGAATATTGCATTCGGAGGAATTTATTTGGCATCGGATATACTTTCTGAAAATGAAGGAAAGAAATATGCAAAAAAAGTGGTTTCACTGGGATTTGCTTCGATGCTTTTTACGACATTTATTATGCAGATTGTTTTAAAAATTCAGGCAGCACCGAGTGATGTTATGCAAGGACCTTTATCTCAAGTATTCGGATTTTTGCCGAGAATCGCAATAGCCAGTGTATGCGGATTTGCAGCTTCACAGGCTTTTGATATATGGTCTTATCAGGCTATAAGAAAGATTCGTCCGAGTTTTCAGGATATATGGATTAGAAATAATGCGAGTACAATGTTGAGTCAAATACTTGATAATATTGTATTTACATTTTTGGCATTTACAGGAATTTATCCGTTGGATGTTATAATCGTAATTATATTTTCCACATATTTCCTGAAAGTATTGATTGCATTACTGGACACACCTTTTGTGTATATTACGACAATGTGGAAAAATAAAGGGAAAATAAATGAAGATTAGAGTTTTGAAGGAAAAAAATGATAAGATATAATGTAATAAAAGAAAAAAATCCGAGAGAAATCGTGTTGCTGAAAGGTCATAGATGTGCTTACGGAAAATGTGCTTTTTGTAATTACATACTTGATAATACCGATGATGAAAATGAGATGGAAAGAGTAAATTTTGAAGCATTAAGTAATGTAACGGGAGATTTGAGGACATTGGAAGTAATAAATTCAGGATCGGTTTTTGAATTAAGTGAAAATACATTAAAAAGAATTAAAGAAATATGTGATACCAAGAATATAAAAATACTGTATTTTGAAGCATATTTCGGATATCTGAAAAGATTGAATGAAATAAGAGAATATTTTAAAAATCAGGAAGTAAGATTTATAATAGGAATAGAAACTTTTGATAATCATTATCGGACACAAATATTGAAGAAAAATTTTATATTAAATGAAAATGTTCTTGAGCAGTTAAAAAAGGAATATCAGACAGCGTTGCTGCTAATTTGCACTGAAGGACAGACGAAAGAACAGATATTATCGGATATAGAGCAGGCAAGAA belongs to Pseudoleptotrichia goodfellowii and includes:
- a CDS encoding L,D-transpeptidase family protein; the encoded protein is MMRKVILLVGFVLFCNLNLFSMEKLQVPVEFSENITVSGFDSDIFEYDFNKDGIKEKVLVNSKKGEFSVKAVISVYIMEDGKYRFAYQIPLKEDINIFSVKRAEDMLKKVKEHYEDYSKDLEKGEVRYVRLLDDNTNEQIVFDMKFDKHSPKDLDNFIFVKKTTVFNQSPQHHSGVAYTAHYKDKPRILLEFLSEKDNKHTAWYFTEMQEGKDKSKVKGYVSGVSGTIQRRGFYWDEMHSKIEKVNYFINNAMKDKSDLYIITQYRPLANDIYSEKDKFGNRRNQSITGYINPDKKGEIINIPDQTIFKIIGKENDMLKIETPLYGGPYYIADNPEIMKKWNLETQVNKFIAIDPNNQTEAVLQRIKDTNNFSIISYSFVTTGKDDGYSSYETPHGAFLIAFTRPYMLFTGRQREGDTRKSAGKEGLVIAGEAQYAVRFSGGAYMHGIPVSYGASASTKAYTASKIGTYKESHKCVRHYDDQIEFIVNWINGSSTTKERDNTIPDEPVIAVVL
- a CDS encoding L,D-transpeptidase family protein, whose translation is MKLRKLQLLGMIILMSSLMYAAPLGTAPVNTGTLKNWKTVEMTPDLDKDGKKDKLVIEYSEQNDKIYTKFTPYVNDDSNKAVKGQTVEKIFERGNFQKDFNNFSREFVKNYPKKIKTTSKPVNTTVTNVQPNTQNKQPVKNDKPLIPPTQNVGKEVEDKATVPQDLKETGKNPKEVIPDEQTDKEIQKVDGKPVDKKEELIKGPYPYVTYYLKERPKNLTFDYKYAKNSPRDMDEFIFIKTATSIRREPNANAASIKKASYGHKYKVVGKVKTNAKGGTAEWYEVYFDGKLGYVLNSVAVKREFDWQDMMKKVEKTNKFVNEAVSKGQTIYVLDDYVPLGGGSGSSKDKFGNRENQSERGYLGADFKEFINLPDRTMMTILEETDKYLKVKVDAYDNGTYYLKKSKKSLLKDSKITGEITRFIYVDRHSQNEMIIEKNTNANTWNVVTTSFVTTGKDAGNSYATPYGTFLIAYSKPVMQYTGSDNKTVVGDANNAVRFSGGGYMHSIPSLFEPKETRKSRKAVTARKIGTFPESHKCIRHYDDQIKFIYDWLGNSSPGNKLGRRVPSVPTVMLVK
- a CDS encoding queuosine precursor transporter — encoded protein: MLEFFRNFQFGTNELLWLGYLILNFTAVILAYRFWGKSGLLAIVPLSIVVANIQVGKMMTLFGVDTTMGNIAFGGIYLASDILSENEGKKYAKKVVSLGFASMLFTTFIMQIVLKIQAAPSDVMQGPLSQVFGFLPRIAIASVCGFAASQAFDIWSYQAIRKIRPSFQDIWIRNNASTMLSQILDNIVFTFLAFTGIYPLDVIIVIIFSTYFLKVLIALLDTPFVYITTMWKNKGKINED
- a CDS encoding radical SAM protein; amino-acid sequence: MIRYNVIKEKNPREIVLLKGHRCAYGKCAFCNYILDNTDDENEMERVNFEALSNVTGDLRTLEVINSGSVFELSENTLKRIKEICDTKNIKILYFEAYFGYLKRLNEIREYFKNQEVRFIIGIETFDNHYRTQILKKNFILNENVLEQLKKEYQTALLLICTEGQTKEQILSDIEQARKNFRETVVSIFIDNGTEIRRDEKLVEWFLKEVYPELNKVNNVEILVDNKDFGVYVQ